From the genome of Treponema peruense:
GCCGCGATTCCGGCAGTCAGTAAAAGACCCTTTTTCATTTTTTTAGTACCTCCTAAAATTGTACTGACAACAATCTAATTTTCGTTTGTAAGATGTGTATTTTAATTGTGTTAAAATTCCGTTAATTTATAACAGAACAAAGTCTGCGAACCGCCTCTGCTGCATTTAAAAATGTGTTAATTCCGCCCCAAAAAATTTGAAAATCACCCTTTTTTTTATATATTTAAATAATATGGAAAAGAATCTTGTTATAAAAAACGCACTCAGCGACAACAGGGGAATTCTTAGCAATCCCGATGAAATAATAAACACTGCCGTAGAATTTCAGCAGCTTCTTATGCTTTATGAAAGCGGAATCAAGCAGATAACTACAAAATTCGAGATTCTGGAAGATGAATTTGAAGGCAAACATGAACGCAATCCAATAAGCACAATCACCAGCAGAATAAAAGAACCAATGAGCATTGCCGAAAAGCTTCAGCGCAAGGGACTGAGGGTTTCGCTGGATAATATGATAACAAAACTTTATGATATAGCCGGAATACGCGTAACCTGCCCGTTTATAAGCGATGTCTACAGAGTAATGCAGATGCTTTTGCAGCAGGACGACATAAAGCTTATAGAAATGAAAGATTACATAAAGAATCCCAAAAAGTCCGGTTACAGGAGTCTGCATGTCATTGTTACGGTAGGCGTGTACTTCAGCGACCAGAAGCGTGAAATTCCGGTTGAAATTCAGATAAGAACCATTGCCATGGACTTCTGGGCAAGCCTTGAACACCAGCTTCACTACAAAAAAGACTACACTATGCCTTCAAACATAAGCGAAGAACTCAAAGCCTGTGCAGACTTAATTGCCAGTACCGACATAAGAATGCAGGAACTGGCAAAAAACATTCCGGGCTTTGTTGACTACAGCGAATAGGATGAATAAAGTCGGCCCGTAGCAAATGTATGTCAGAATTGCCCCTGTAGCATTGATTGCCTGATTGTAAAAAACTGCAGTTTGTAAAAACTGCATTTACTTTTTATTGTGCCGTATGTATAATCTCATTCAACTATGAATTCAAAAAAACTTGATCCCTGCAGCGGACCTCTTGCAAAGAATATACTCGCATTCAGCATTCCGCTTATTTTTTCCAATTTACTGCAGGTTTTGTTCAACATGTCAGATATCGCTGTTGTAGGACGGTTTGCCGGTTCTATTCCGCTTGGTTCGGTTGGCTCTACAACACAGATTATTTTTTTATTTACGGGAATTCTTATTGGTCTTGGAGCCGGAATAAATGTCATTGCGGCATTTTACATCGGTTCAAAAAACAGCAAATCACTTTCGGACACAATACACACAGCCGCCTTTATATGTCTTGCAGCGGGAATAATCCTTCTTGCAGCCGGAACAATCCTTGCACGCCCTATTCTTGCGGCAATGAACACAAAGAGCGAATTAATGGAAGGCGCTGTAGTTTACCTGCGCATTTATATGCTGGGAATGCCGGCCCTTGCAATATACAACTTCGGAAACGGAGTTCTGAGCGCAACGGGTGACACTAAAAGGCCGCTTATTTTTCTTACTGTCGCCGGAATAATCAATATTCTGCTGAATCTTTTCTTTGTAATTGTATGCAATCTGGGCACGGCAGGAGTCGCCCTTGCAAGCATTATTTCGCAGTACATTTCTGCAGCACTAATTCTGCTTACAATGACAAGGGAAAAAGGTGCGGCGAATCTTGTAATTTTCAAAATCAGGCCCAATTCCCACATGTCTCTTAAAATCCTTAAGATCGGACTTCCTTCGGGTCTGCAGAATGCTGTTTTTGCCTTTGCAAACATTTTTATCCAGACCGGAGTAAATTATTTTGACGCTTCCATGGTTGCAGGAAATGCCGCCGCTTCAAATGCAGACCCGCTTGTTTACGATGTAATGAATGCCTTTTACACAGCCTGCGCCACTTTTATAGGCCAGAACTTCGGTGCCGGAAACAGAAAGCGTGTGCTCAAATCATATTTCATAAGCCTTGCATATTCTTTTACAATAGCACTGGTCATGGGAGTTGGAATTTTCTGCATAGGACGGCAGTTTTTGTCACTCTTTTCTACAGACGCGGCTGTTATTGACGCGGGAATGCAGCGGCTTTCTATAATGTCGCTTTCGTACTGCATTTCTGCCTTTATGGACTGCACAATCGCGGCTTCAAGGGGACTGGGCAAAACCGGAATTCCGTCATTCATTGTAATAATGGGTTCATGCGTGTTCAGAATTATATGGCTGTGCACGGTTTTTGCCTGGTTCAGGACAATTCCGTCACTTTTCCTGCTGTATACCTTCTCATGGGCAATAACTGCCGCTGCAGAAATTGCATATTTTATTCACATTTACAAAAAAAAACCTTCTGTTATTTAAAGGGCAGCACAAATTTATTCCGGACAAAAAAAGTATTGGAACTCAAAATCCCGGAACAGATGTAAAGCCCGACAAAGAAAGTTATGAATTTGTTTTAGGCAACTTCAATAATATGATTAGTGGAACCGTATTGTACTGCCCCTTAAAAATGCTCATACCTATATATTCCAGAAAACAACACCTCTGGTGCCCTTACAATCCGTAACGCATTTACACTTATTCCTTAAATTTCAGGAATAAGTCTTCCACAGCCGTAAAATGTTTTTTTCCAGTAATTTTCATTCAAACCGCTGATAATTACACCAGTTCTTGGACCGCCACTTGCTGCATTTAAAAACAAATTCTGTTTTCCAAAGTCATTTTCTCCAGGATTTTTTCCTAGATAAATACCGACATGCGTAATTCTTGAATCAGAAGCACCCTTAAAAAAGATTAAATCGCCTGGAAGAGCTTCGCCCAAGGAAACAGGAGATGTCTGATTGTAAATATCCTGAGCGTTTCCCCTTACATCTATACCAAGGCTCTGTTTTGCCGTATATGATACAAGTCCAGAACAGTCAAAACCCGGTCTTGGAGTTTTTCCGCCCCAAACATAGTTTATGCCTTTATATCCCATTCCAAAATCAATAAATTTTTTACGCATATCTATAACAGAATCCATTCTTTGCTCGGATTCTTCAATCGTCATAGTTTTATTATTTTCATTCTGCTGTTCTCGCAATTTTTTCTGTTCATTCTCTTTTATAAAAGGCTTATTTACCGAAGTTTTTCTTTTTGAATCTGATTCCAGATTCTTTGCAGTTTTGTTTTGTTTTTCTAAAATTTCTTTTTCGACATTTTTTTTCTTAGGATCTGTCCTTTGTGTCTGGTTTACAAGAGTATCTTCTTTTTTTTCCTGCATCGTAGAATCTTTTTCATTATTTTCAGTTTTTGTCTTCGTTGTATTTTTTGCAGGCTTATTTTTTAAATTCGCCTTGTTTTTTTCAAGTTCCGCCTTTGCTTTTTCTTTTGCAGAAGAAATCTGGCTTTTTGAAGAAGCAACTTTCTGACGTTCATTTTCAATTTTTTTTAGAATATCGAGTTTTTTTTGCTTTACACTTTCAAAAAATTTAGAATTTTCAGTTTCTATTTCTTTTTTTGAAGGTTCAACGACTATTTTATAAAAATCGCCCTCTTCAACTTTTTGATTTTCAAAAATATCATCACCCTTGTTATCTGCCGCATAAACTGCAAAAGATGAGACAAAAAAAACTAAACTTAAAACAAATACTTTTCTTTGAAAATTTTTCATATAACCAGCCTGAACAAAAAAAATCGAATTCACCAGATTTTCTTCTAAAAAAAATAAAAACTTTGCCTGCAAAAGAGACAAAGTTTTTATCAGA
Proteins encoded in this window:
- a CDS encoding C40 family peptidase; the encoded protein is MKNFQRKVFVLSLVFFVSSFAVYAADNKGDDIFENQKVEEGDFYKIVVEPSKKEIETENSKFFESVKQKKLDILKKIENERQKVASSKSQISSAKEKAKAELEKNKANLKNKPAKNTTKTKTENNEKDSTMQEKKEDTLVNQTQRTDPKKKNVEKEILEKQNKTAKNLESDSKRKTSVNKPFIKENEQKKLREQQNENNKTMTIEESEQRMDSVIDMRKKFIDFGMGYKGINYVWGGKTPRPGFDCSGLVSYTAKQSLGIDVRGNAQDIYNQTSPVSLGEALPGDLIFFKGASDSRITHVGIYLGKNPGENDFGKQNLFLNAASGGPRTGVIISGLNENYWKKTFYGCGRLIPEI
- a CDS encoding GTP pyrophosphokinase, with translation MEKNLVIKNALSDNRGILSNPDEIINTAVEFQQLLMLYESGIKQITTKFEILEDEFEGKHERNPISTITSRIKEPMSIAEKLQRKGLRVSLDNMITKLYDIAGIRVTCPFISDVYRVMQMLLQQDDIKLIEMKDYIKNPKKSGYRSLHVIVTVGVYFSDQKREIPVEIQIRTIAMDFWASLEHQLHYKKDYTMPSNISEELKACADLIASTDIRMQELAKNIPGFVDYSE
- a CDS encoding MATE family efflux transporter — translated: MNSKKLDPCSGPLAKNILAFSIPLIFSNLLQVLFNMSDIAVVGRFAGSIPLGSVGSTTQIIFLFTGILIGLGAGINVIAAFYIGSKNSKSLSDTIHTAAFICLAAGIILLAAGTILARPILAAMNTKSELMEGAVVYLRIYMLGMPALAIYNFGNGVLSATGDTKRPLIFLTVAGIINILLNLFFVIVCNLGTAGVALASIISQYISAALILLTMTREKGAANLVIFKIRPNSHMSLKILKIGLPSGLQNAVFAFANIFIQTGVNYFDASMVAGNAAASNADPLVYDVMNAFYTACATFIGQNFGAGNRKRVLKSYFISLAYSFTIALVMGVGIFCIGRQFLSLFSTDAAVIDAGMQRLSIMSLSYCISAFMDCTIAASRGLGKTGIPSFIVIMGSCVFRIIWLCTVFAWFRTIPSLFLLYTFSWAITAAAEIAYFIHIYKKKPSVI